From one Sulfurimonas sp. HSL-3221 genomic stretch:
- the rpsR gene encoding 30S ribosomal protein S18: MAEKRKYKKRYCKYCEAKVDFIDYKDASSLKHSLSERYKIMPRRLTGNCKRHQDMVTIAIKRARSAAIIPYTISRKEVVVNPFEIIK; this comes from the coding sequence ATGGCAGAAAAACGCAAATATAAAAAACGTTATTGCAAATACTGTGAAGCAAAAGTCGACTTCATCGACTACAAAGATGCTTCTAGCCTCAAGCACTCACTCTCTGAGCGCTACAAAATCATGCCGCGCCGCCTGACAGGCAACTGCAAGCGCCACCAGGACATGGTCACGATCGCGATCAAGCGTGCACGTTCCGCTGCGATCATCCCGTACACAATTTCCCGCAAGGAAGTTGTCGTCAACCCGTTCGAAATTATCAAGTAA
- a CDS encoding single-stranded DNA-binding protein: MFNKVILVGNLTRDIELRYTQGGMAIAKTGIATNRKFKKQNGEMVDETMFIDITFFGRSGEIANQYLRKGSKVLVEGRLMLEQWTDQNGQKRSKHSVNVEEMKMLDSRGDQGGYDAPQGNGGYNAPSSQGYNAPQQGYNPPPQQPQPQNAYQPPKQQMPENTIPEIDIDEDEIPF, from the coding sequence ATGTTCAACAAAGTCATTCTGGTAGGTAATCTTACACGCGACATTGAGCTTCGTTACACGCAAGGCGGTATGGCCATTGCCAAAACCGGCATTGCGACCAACCGCAAGTTCAAGAAACAAAACGGCGAGATGGTGGATGAAACGATGTTCATCGACATCACCTTCTTCGGCCGCAGCGGCGAGATTGCAAACCAGTACCTTCGCAAGGGGAGTAAAGTCCTCGTCGAAGGGCGACTGATGCTTGAGCAGTGGACGGACCAGAACGGGCAGAAACGCTCGAAACACTCGGTCAACGTCGAAGAGATGAAGATGCTGGATTCCCGCGGCGATCAGGGCGGATACGACGCTCCCCAGGGCAACGGCGGCTACAACGCCCCGAGCTCCCAGGGATACAATGCGCCGCAGCAGGGCTACAACCCGCCGCCGCAGCAGCCACAACCGCAGAATGCCTACCAGCCGCCGAAACAGCAGATGCCGGAGAACACGATTCCCGAGATCGACATCGACGAAGACGAGATCCCATTCTAG
- the rpsF gene encoding 30S ribosomal protein S6: MRHYENLVIVKPTLTEEEIKNSIAAIEAVITENGGEIVARDEMGMRKLAYPIEKSPRGYFHVVYYMIEPSAIAEIERRFRINEELLRYVTIKYDSKREVKAWNDLVEKTKQQPAKTEESSESAAS, translated from the coding sequence ATGAGACATTACGAAAACCTTGTCATCGTCAAACCGACCCTGACAGAAGAAGAGATCAAAAACAGCATCGCTGCGATCGAAGCCGTCATCACTGAAAACGGTGGCGAAATCGTTGCACGCGACGAGATGGGTATGCGCAAACTGGCCTACCCGATTGAAAAAAGCCCGCGTGGTTACTTCCACGTTGTCTATTACATGATCGAGCCGTCTGCGATCGCGGAGATCGAACGCCGCTTCCGCATCAACGAGGAACTCCTCCGTTACGTCACGATCAAATACGATTCCAAGCGCGAAGTCAAAGCATGGAACGATTTGGTCGAGAAGACAAAGCAACAGCCGGCGAAAACCGAAGAGAGCAGCGAAAGCGCCGCTTCTTAA
- the holA gene encoding DNA polymerase III subunit delta — MKRQDLDNLIRQGKAPGAVMLYGESHFLIEHYTKQLAAVEDPNILSVYFDEYQFSSAKAHLSQGSLFGGRNVLIVKSEKKLPKNDLTALIDLVQKNPGNLFIYAYFGTDFKKSATTAFGPKSGGADVRLFRPFPNEARQIVLNEAAARGINLDPYAATHLLESQNGDLALTINELDKFSLLQGRIGIKEIDELVYGVAEVKVDQLIDALLQKQDFVPLMRRLLEHGEDEIRLLTALSNHIAQLYLFYASIRLNGAADSAKILGYKLPPRIEQARSQQSVRFKQPQYTRMMSLLGDTELQMKSAGGGSKSALLAATFLKVQSLL; from the coding sequence ATGAAGCGGCAGGATCTGGACAACCTGATCCGGCAGGGCAAGGCCCCCGGGGCCGTCATGCTCTACGGCGAAAGCCACTTCCTGATCGAGCACTACACCAAGCAGCTCGCCGCCGTCGAGGACCCGAACATCCTCAGCGTCTACTTTGACGAGTACCAGTTCTCGAGCGCCAAGGCGCACCTGTCGCAGGGCTCGCTCTTCGGCGGCCGCAACGTTCTTATCGTCAAGAGCGAGAAGAAGCTGCCGAAAAACGACCTCACTGCCCTGATCGACCTGGTACAGAAGAACCCCGGCAACCTCTTCATCTACGCCTATTTCGGCACCGACTTCAAAAAAAGCGCCACCACTGCCTTCGGCCCGAAATCGGGCGGTGCGGACGTTCGGCTCTTCCGCCCCTTCCCCAATGAGGCGCGCCAGATCGTGCTGAACGAGGCGGCCGCACGCGGCATCAACCTCGACCCCTACGCCGCGACCCATCTGCTCGAATCGCAAAACGGCGACCTCGCCCTCACCATCAACGAACTGGACAAATTTTCACTGCTGCAGGGGCGTATCGGCATCAAAGAGATCGACGAGCTCGTCTACGGCGTCGCCGAGGTCAAAGTCGACCAGCTCATCGACGCGCTGCTGCAGAAACAGGATTTTGTTCCCCTGATGCGCCGCCTGCTCGAACACGGCGAAGATGAGATACGGCTGCTGACGGCGCTCTCGAACCACATCGCCCAGCTCTACCTCTTTTACGCCTCCATCCGCCTGAACGGTGCCGCGGATTCGGCCAAGATCCTCGGCTATAAACTCCCCCCGCGCATCGAGCAGGCGCGTTCGCAGCAGAGCGTCCGCTTCAAACAGCCGCAATACACCCGGATGATGAGCCTGCTCGGCGACACGGAGCTGCAGATGAAATCGGCGGGCGGCGGGAGCAAAAGCGCCCTCCTCGCCGCGACCTTCCTGAAAGTCCAATCCCTCCTGTAG
- a CDS encoding ribonuclease R family protein, whose translation MKSLLVRLTVGLYAQDVAEDEKPLVAQWLQEGLVVLEEGVYRLPSQYRAGAIAMNQSGSGAYLQVLGANVRDLFIDEHDLGDAKEGDLVIVKRLLGRRGRPSAKLVAVVGRAETFSVAYIKIQNGVKSVLDIRNDYPAGVPLSAEALAGYEEGTLFKVNNQNGEIMEVLGNLADPLVDEKIVLAMYNKHDEFDDEVKKLAASFDKTVDASKFPGRKDLRSLPFCTIDPVTAKDFDDAVCYLPDAHTLYVAIADVSAYVTPFGPIDAEAIYRSFSIYLPHRSIPMLPRELSETLCSLQPHVDRLAYTFKMVLDPESHEVVETELFESVIHSKRRFNYEEVDALFDAPGKAAPANDDERTVIANLFELRKLTDALREKRLKVGFDFRSEELEMALDDAQNIVETTVAEETPSHALIEDCMLLANKAAAAMYERGVFRIHEPPSPAKLQSLYTELAGIGIIAEQKESLKETITGIQHEAEKRGIAHEVDTLIIRSQMQARYAPDNVGHFGLGFERYTHFTSPIRRYSDLIVHRLLKAIQRGDKEEGSYVLRNIDALCFAISDKEREASDIELRFMDRKFARWAAGHIGEVFPARVYATDPELRAEITGPLRGAKVKVVTNEPVMLFDDIELRIENVSLATARIHTTYVRTVESHATLSKERE comes from the coding sequence ATGAAATCACTCCTTGTCAGATTGACCGTCGGACTCTATGCCCAGGACGTTGCCGAAGACGAAAAGCCCCTCGTTGCGCAGTGGCTCCAAGAAGGCCTCGTCGTCCTTGAAGAGGGCGTCTACCGCCTCCCTTCCCAGTATCGTGCCGGCGCCATCGCCATGAACCAGTCGGGCAGCGGCGCCTACCTGCAGGTTCTCGGCGCGAACGTGCGCGACCTCTTTATCGACGAACACGACCTGGGCGATGCCAAGGAGGGAGACCTCGTCATCGTCAAACGGCTGCTCGGGCGCCGGGGAAGACCCTCGGCGAAGCTCGTCGCCGTCGTCGGACGGGCGGAGACCTTCAGCGTCGCCTATATCAAGATCCAAAACGGCGTCAAATCGGTGCTCGACATCCGCAACGACTACCCCGCCGGGGTGCCGCTCAGCGCCGAGGCCCTTGCCGGGTATGAAGAGGGGACGCTGTTCAAGGTCAATAACCAGAACGGCGAGATCATGGAGGTCCTCGGCAACCTGGCCGACCCGCTGGTGGACGAGAAGATCGTCCTTGCGATGTACAACAAGCATGACGAGTTCGACGACGAGGTCAAAAAACTCGCCGCGAGTTTCGACAAAACAGTCGACGCTTCGAAGTTTCCGGGGCGCAAGGACCTGCGCAGCCTCCCCTTCTGCACCATCGACCCCGTCACGGCCAAGGACTTCGACGACGCCGTCTGCTACCTGCCCGACGCGCACACCCTCTATGTCGCCATCGCGGACGTCAGCGCCTACGTTACCCCCTTCGGCCCCATCGATGCCGAGGCGATCTACCGCAGCTTCTCCATCTACCTGCCCCACCGCTCCATTCCGATGCTGCCGCGCGAGCTTTCCGAGACGCTATGCTCTCTGCAGCCCCACGTCGACCGCCTCGCCTACACCTTCAAAATGGTCCTCGACCCGGAGAGCCACGAGGTCGTCGAGACGGAACTCTTCGAGTCCGTTATCCACTCCAAGCGCCGCTTCAACTACGAGGAGGTCGATGCGCTCTTTGACGCCCCCGGCAAGGCCGCACCGGCGAATGACGACGAACGGACCGTCATCGCCAACCTTTTCGAACTGCGCAAACTGACCGATGCCCTGCGCGAAAAGCGCCTCAAAGTCGGTTTCGACTTCCGCTCCGAAGAGCTGGAGATGGCCCTGGATGACGCGCAAAACATTGTGGAGACGACCGTCGCTGAGGAGACCCCCTCGCACGCCCTCATCGAGGACTGTATGCTGCTGGCGAACAAAGCCGCCGCGGCGATGTACGAGCGCGGTGTTTTCCGTATCCACGAACCCCCGAGCCCGGCCAAGCTGCAGAGCCTCTACACCGAACTGGCCGGCATCGGGATCATCGCCGAGCAGAAAGAGAGCCTCAAGGAGACCATTACCGGCATCCAGCACGAAGCCGAAAAGCGCGGGATCGCCCATGAAGTCGATACCCTTATCATCCGTTCCCAGATGCAGGCGCGCTATGCCCCGGACAACGTCGGCCACTTCGGGCTGGGGTTCGAGCGCTACACCCACTTCACCTCCCCCATCCGCCGCTACTCCGACCTCATCGTCCACCGGCTGCTCAAAGCGATCCAGCGCGGCGACAAGGAGGAGGGCTCCTACGTCCTGCGCAACATCGACGCGCTCTGCTTCGCCATCAGCGACAAGGAGCGCGAAGCCAGCGACATCGAACTGCGCTTCATGGACCGAAAATTCGCCCGCTGGGCCGCCGGGCATATCGGCGAGGTCTTCCCGGCGCGGGTCTACGCCACCGACCCGGAACTGCGTGCCGAGATCACCGGGCCGCTGCGCGGCGCCAAGGTCAAAGTCGTCACAAACGAGCCGGTCATGCTCTTTGATGACATCGAACTGCGCATCGAAAACGTCAGCCTGGCCACCGCGCGGATCCATACGACCTACGTCCGTACCGTGGAGTCCCATGCGACCCTCTCCAAGGAGCGCGAATGA
- the greA gene encoding transcription elongation factor GreA, with amino-acid sequence MSKVEPMTPEGYDLLVREFKFLKEVEKPRVNHEKQVAAELGDRSENAEYHAAKEKLRHIDKRLFYLNGMIEKARVIDPEGLDHSRVHFGATVTLERIEDGKEERYTICGVLESEPEIGLISVHAPLSRAVMGKTEGDELTVKLPAGLRAYEVITIEYIPLFSLKKQIRSEADFSFA; translated from the coding sequence TTGTCCAAAGTTGAACCGATGACCCCCGAAGGGTACGACCTCCTTGTCCGGGAGTTCAAATTCCTCAAAGAGGTCGAAAAACCCCGCGTCAACCACGAAAAACAGGTGGCGGCGGAGCTCGGGGACCGCAGCGAAAACGCGGAGTACCATGCCGCCAAGGAGAAACTCCGCCACATCGACAAGCGTCTTTTCTATCTTAACGGCATGATCGAAAAGGCCCGGGTGATCGATCCCGAAGGCCTCGACCACAGCCGGGTGCATTTCGGTGCGACTGTCACCCTCGAGCGCATCGAAGACGGGAAGGAAGAGCGCTATACAATTTGCGGAGTGCTCGAGAGCGAACCGGAGATCGGACTTATCTCTGTGCACGCGCCCCTCTCCCGGGCGGTTATGGGCAAAACGGAGGGGGACGAACTTACGGTGAAGTTGCCCGCCGGCCTGCGCGCGTACGAGGTGATCACTATCGAGTACATTCCGCTTTTTTCATTGAAAAAACAGATCCGAAGCGAGGCGGATTTCAGTTTCGCCTGA
- the purL gene encoding phosphoribosylformylglycinamidine synthase subunit PurL: MNQPLENIDELLAQHKLSKLDYAHIKEILGREPNLVELGIFSAMWSEHCSYKSSKKHLNGFPTKAPWVIQGPGENAGVIDIGDGYAAVFKMESHNHPSFIEPYQGAATGVGGIMRDVFTMGARPVASLNALRFGSVHGDDASAHHQRFLVRGVVEGIGGYGNCMGVPTIGGEISFDECYNGNILVNAFNLGVAKADEIFYGRAEGIGNPVIYVGSKTGRDGLGGAVMSSDSFTEESKSLRPTVQVGDPFTEKLLLEACLELFKTDYVIGIQDMGAAGLTSSSFEMAGRSGSGMIMHLDRVPAREEGMTPYEFMLSESQERMLLCAKKGSEQAIIDIFEKWDLDAAVVGEVTATGRMELFWHGEKCADVPVDPVSEEAPILDRPTARPSYLDAIKGVSINDFETPSNQEAFETLMASMEVVDKAWVYEQYDSMVQTNTVKKGGMLDASVVRVKENGRALAMSSDCNVRYCYVDPKGGAAAAVIEAGRNVAMSGARPLAITDCLNYGNPENPEVMWQFAEGCLGIKEACAELNTPVIGGNVSLYNETNGVSVFPTPAIATVGVNEDENKVLLSSFQKAGNLLYLVGETKSEFGGSLYMKEICHTVAGEMPAIDYKNELALWDLVIEANKQGLLSCAKDLSSGGAAVALGKMAATSGLGCDVAMSVADARDIFSESMARAIIEVAPENAAAFEAMAGSLACEKVGTVGGESIKVNDVALPLATLDDLYFNTFKRVVEQDI, encoded by the coding sequence GTGAATCAGCCACTTGAAAACATAGACGAGCTTCTGGCCCAGCACAAACTGTCCAAGCTTGATTATGCCCACATCAAAGAGATCCTCGGGCGCGAACCGAACCTGGTAGAACTCGGAATTTTCTCAGCGATGTGGTCGGAGCACTGTAGCTACAAATCCTCGAAAAAGCACCTCAACGGCTTCCCGACGAAGGCGCCCTGGGTCATCCAGGGGCCGGGCGAAAATGCCGGTGTTATCGACATCGGCGATGGCTACGCAGCCGTCTTCAAGATGGAGAGCCACAACCACCCCTCCTTTATCGAACCCTATCAGGGCGCGGCAACGGGTGTCGGCGGGATCATGCGCGACGTCTTCACGATGGGTGCGCGCCCGGTTGCAAGCCTCAACGCCCTGCGTTTCGGCAGTGTACATGGCGACGATGCGTCGGCACACCACCAGCGCTTCCTGGTGCGCGGCGTCGTCGAGGGGATCGGCGGCTACGGCAACTGTATGGGGGTCCCGACGATCGGCGGCGAGATCAGCTTTGATGAGTGCTACAACGGCAATATCCTCGTCAATGCCTTCAATCTCGGCGTTGCCAAGGCCGACGAGATCTTCTACGGCCGTGCGGAGGGGATCGGCAACCCGGTCATCTACGTCGGCTCCAAAACGGGCCGCGACGGTCTCGGCGGGGCGGTTATGAGCTCCGACTCCTTCACCGAGGAGTCCAAATCCCTGCGGCCGACAGTCCAGGTCGGCGACCCCTTTACGGAGAAGCTGTTGCTCGAAGCGTGCCTGGAACTCTTCAAGACCGACTACGTCATCGGTATCCAGGATATGGGGGCGGCGGGGCTGACGTCGAGCTCCTTCGAAATGGCGGGCCGTTCCGGTTCAGGGATGATCATGCACCTCGACCGTGTCCCGGCACGCGAAGAGGGGATGACGCCGTACGAGTTTATGCTCTCCGAGTCCCAGGAACGGATGCTTCTCTGCGCGAAAAAGGGAAGTGAACAGGCGATCATCGACATCTTCGAGAAGTGGGACCTCGACGCCGCCGTCGTCGGCGAAGTTACCGCGACGGGCCGCATGGAGCTCTTCTGGCATGGCGAGAAGTGTGCCGACGTCCCGGTCGACCCGGTCTCCGAAGAGGCGCCTATTCTCGACCGCCCGACGGCACGCCCGTCATACCTTGACGCGATCAAGGGCGTCTCCATCAACGATTTCGAGACGCCGTCCAATCAGGAGGCCTTTGAAACATTGATGGCTTCCATGGAGGTCGTCGACAAGGCGTGGGTCTACGAGCAGTACGATTCCATGGTCCAGACGAACACCGTCAAAAAAGGGGGGATGCTCGACGCCTCCGTCGTCCGCGTCAAAGAGAACGGCCGTGCCCTGGCCATGAGCTCGGACTGTAACGTCCGCTACTGCTACGTCGATCCGAAGGGAGGCGCGGCGGCCGCCGTCATCGAAGCGGGCCGCAATGTCGCAATGAGCGGCGCGCGTCCGCTGGCCATTACCGACTGTCTGAACTACGGCAACCCGGAGAACCCGGAAGTGATGTGGCAGTTCGCCGAAGGGTGTCTGGGGATCAAAGAGGCGTGTGCAGAGCTTAACACGCCGGTTATCGGCGGCAATGTCTCCCTCTACAACGAAACCAACGGCGTCTCCGTCTTCCCGACCCCGGCGATCGCGACCGTCGGCGTCAACGAGGACGAGAACAAAGTACTGCTCTCCTCTTTCCAGAAAGCGGGCAACCTGCTTTACCTCGTCGGCGAGACGAAGAGCGAGTTCGGCGGTTCGCTTTACATGAAAGAGATCTGCCATACCGTCGCAGGCGAGATGCCGGCGATCGACTACAAGAACGAACTGGCCCTCTGGGACCTCGTCATCGAGGCGAACAAGCAGGGGCTGCTCTCCTGCGCCAAAGACCTCAGCTCCGGCGGGGCGGCGGTCGCTCTGGGCAAGATGGCGGCAACGAGCGGCCTGGGGTGCGATGTCGCTATGAGCGTAGCAGATGCCCGTGACATCTTCTCTGAAAGCATGGCCCGTGCGATTATCGAAGTCGCACCGGAAAACGCGGCGGCCTTCGAAGCAATGGCCGGTAGCCTTGCTTGCGAAAAAGTCGGTACGGTCGGCGGCGAAAGCATCAAGGTCAACGACGTCGCGCTTCCGCTTGCGACACTGGACGACCTTTACTTCAATACCTTCAAACGCGTCGTCGAGCAGGATATCTGA
- a CDS encoding CPBP family intramembrane glutamic endopeptidase, whose amino-acid sequence MPPFTDTVISSRLRLLFETVLLYFALPMLIITGLLPKFAVMPLLWLGMLYALYGLRKEGNTHLRWHIDGNELLRVLVRFIILGTLLDVAIWALFPGLLFAFPRERPGLWLLVMLLYPLLSALAQEIVFRGFFTYRFEHLIADRRLLILFNALLFSLVHGVFGNPVAVILSFLGGVLFMRTYLRTRSVAMSAIEHSLYGNLVFTLGIGGFFYHAG is encoded by the coding sequence GTGCCCCCCTTTACCGACACCGTGATCTCTTCCCGGCTCCGTCTCCTGTTCGAAACAGTGCTGCTTTACTTCGCACTTCCGATGCTGATCATCACGGGTTTGCTGCCGAAGTTCGCCGTCATGCCGCTGCTGTGGCTTGGCATGCTCTATGCCCTCTATGGACTGCGAAAAGAGGGTAACACGCATCTGCGGTGGCATATCGACGGCAACGAACTTTTGAGGGTGCTTGTCCGATTCATCATTTTGGGAACGTTATTGGATGTCGCGATTTGGGCTCTTTTCCCTGGACTGCTTTTTGCGTTTCCCCGCGAGCGGCCGGGGCTGTGGCTGCTGGTGATGCTCCTTTACCCGCTGCTCTCCGCCCTGGCGCAGGAGATCGTCTTCCGGGGCTTTTTCACCTACCGGTTTGAACACCTCATCGCCGACCGGCGGCTTCTCATCCTGTTTAACGCCCTGCTCTTTTCCCTGGTACACGGTGTGTTCGGCAATCCCGTCGCCGTTATCCTGAGTTTTCTGGGAGGTGTGCTCTTTATGCGTACCTATCTGCGTACCCGTTCCGTCGCCATGAGCGCCATTGAGCACTCCCTCTACGGTAATCTTGTCTTTACGCTGGGAATCGGGGGCTTTTTCTATCATGCCGGCTAA
- a CDS encoding CHASE2 domain-containing protein, with translation MRKFYVAVALSTLLFYLAAYPTALLQQSDNFLYDLYKRIATVVAPSQLGEPATMIVEIDDKSLEALGQWPWPRVLTAKLLEQIGTYKPAAIAADVIFPENDRTSPRELVRFYRDYFGLSVQIGGLPEWLYDNDTLLADTISDLPLLLPLYLKNRWDSNDTACFKDTGYRIDAEGVDTLYTGVGLLCNIPALQRQSRSTGFINAREDRDGIFRRMPLVMRLQHKPVAALAVAMLLTSGRFPAEMRLADSPLGLRTTLGDRTFYTDAHTNVLLRFYPPDTYRRISAVDLLQGRVDPADIRGKYVLVGATAVGLHDRYTVAPDEVLPGIFMHATLIENFFNGDLISQPGVFPPVNMVLSFLSALATLILFRRKRYLSIIFFFGAVTLFYSAAAVTALTQSLYIAPGYFLTPLAVSFIIMALAIAVKGYTQRKQFYEQLSHSHQAALDSMALVAETRDMETGAHIIRTKNYVRLLAMAMARQGSYREILSDTYIEQLFHTAPLHDIGKVGIPDHILKKPGRLTPEEFETMKLHTTYGKEMLDNAINSYRDNEMLRVARNIAYGHHEKWNGSGYPQGLSGEAIPLEARLMALADVYDALISRRYYKEPFSFEETEAIIVEGRGSHFDPQIVDVFLALKEEFRRIAERHQ, from the coding sequence ATGCGGAAATTCTACGTCGCAGTCGCGCTGTCGACGCTGCTCTTCTATCTGGCGGCCTACCCGACCGCCCTGCTGCAGCAAAGCGACAATTTTCTCTACGACCTCTATAAACGGATCGCCACAGTCGTCGCTCCGTCGCAGCTCGGCGAACCGGCGACGATGATCGTCGAGATCGACGACAAAAGCCTCGAAGCGCTGGGACAGTGGCCCTGGCCCAGGGTCCTGACGGCCAAGCTGCTTGAGCAGATCGGCACCTACAAGCCCGCGGCCATCGCCGCGGACGTCATCTTCCCTGAAAACGACCGCACCTCCCCCCGGGAACTCGTACGTTTCTACCGCGACTATTTCGGTCTCTCCGTGCAGATCGGAGGGCTCCCGGAGTGGCTGTACGATAACGACACCCTCCTGGCCGACACGATCAGCGACCTTCCACTGCTGCTGCCGCTCTACCTCAAAAATCGGTGGGACAGCAACGACACTGCCTGTTTCAAGGATACAGGCTACCGCATCGATGCCGAAGGGGTTGATACGCTCTATACCGGGGTAGGGCTGCTCTGCAACATTCCCGCCCTGCAGAGGCAGAGTCGCTCTACGGGTTTTATCAATGCCCGCGAGGATCGTGACGGTATTTTCCGCCGGATGCCCCTTGTTATGCGCTTGCAACACAAACCCGTCGCCGCTCTCGCCGTCGCGATGCTGCTGACCTCGGGACGCTTCCCTGCCGAAATGCGCCTTGCAGACAGCCCCCTTGGCCTTCGGACAACACTCGGTGACCGGACCTTCTACACCGATGCCCATACCAATGTATTGCTCCGCTTCTATCCCCCGGACACCTACCGGCGCATCTCCGCCGTCGACCTGCTGCAGGGCCGGGTAGACCCCGCCGACATCCGGGGTAAATACGTCCTCGTCGGTGCGACGGCCGTGGGACTTCACGACCGCTATACCGTTGCCCCGGACGAAGTGCTGCCGGGGATCTTTATGCATGCGACGCTGATCGAAAACTTCTTCAACGGCGACCTCATCTCCCAACCCGGGGTCTTCCCCCCCGTCAATATGGTCCTTTCGTTTCTGAGCGCCCTGGCAACGCTCATCCTGTTCCGCCGCAAACGCTACCTCTCCATTATCTTCTTCTTCGGTGCCGTCACACTGTTCTACAGCGCCGCCGCCGTCACCGCGCTGACCCAATCGCTCTACATCGCCCCGGGCTATTTCCTGACCCCGTTGGCTGTCAGCTTTATCATTATGGCCCTCGCCATTGCGGTCAAAGGCTATACCCAGCGCAAACAGTTCTACGAGCAGCTCAGCCACTCCCACCAGGCGGCCCTCGACAGCATGGCCCTCGTCGCAGAGACACGGGATATGGAGACGGGCGCCCACATCATCCGTACCAAAAACTACGTCAGGCTTCTCGCCATGGCCATGGCGCGGCAGGGCTCCTACCGGGAGATACTCAGCGACACCTATATCGAGCAGCTCTTTCATACCGCACCGCTCCACGACATCGGCAAAGTCGGCATCCCGGACCATATCCTCAAAAAACCGGGCCGGCTCACCCCCGAAGAGTTCGAGACGATGAAACTGCATACGACTTACGGCAAGGAGATGCTCGACAACGCCATTAACAGCTACCGCGACAACGAAATGCTCCGTGTCGCCCGCAATATCGCCTACGGCCACCATGAAAAGTGGAACGGCAGCGGCTACCCCCAGGGACTCTCGGGCGAGGCGATCCCCCTCGAGGCACGTCTGATGGCCCTGGCCGACGTATACGATGCGCTCATCAGCCGGCGCTACTACAAAGAGCCCTTCTCTTTTGAAGAGACGGAGGCGATCATCGTCGAGGGACGGGGAAGCCATTTCGACCCGCAGATCGTCGACGTCTTCCTCGCACTCAAAGAGGAGTTCCGCCGCATCGCCGAGCGACACCAGTAG
- a CDS encoding OmpA family protein, producing the protein MIEVLLVSVVLIVTALVMDHPGTEVVLLDNKSSQNAIIVTTEGGSLTIDTPYEGTRLESSSEAPSAPETVSDAELTAEDAETFAVAPPPPLTLTLYFENNSAGLTPKSRHDLAQILPLLRELSPLRLTITGYTDTTGSESYNLALSEKRASALKTMLERRDVTMRRCQTDGLGEYLLQVQTPDNTTEPQNRRVVMTIR; encoded by the coding sequence ATGATCGAAGTCCTCCTTGTCTCCGTCGTCCTCATTGTCACGGCTCTGGTGATGGATCACCCTGGTACGGAGGTCGTACTGCTTGATAACAAAAGCAGCCAAAACGCCATCATCGTCACCACGGAAGGTGGAAGTCTCACCATCGACACCCCCTACGAAGGTACCAGACTGGAAAGCAGTTCGGAGGCCCCCAGTGCTCCTGAAACGGTTTCAGACGCAGAGCTGACCGCCGAGGACGCTGAAACCTTCGCCGTCGCGCCGCCTCCGCCTCTGACCCTCACTCTCTATTTCGAGAACAACAGCGCCGGCCTGACACCGAAATCGCGCCACGATCTTGCCCAAATCCTTCCGCTGCTCCGGGAGCTCAGCCCCCTGCGTCTCACCATCACCGGCTACACCGACACGACGGGGAGCGAGTCGTACAATCTCGCCCTCTCGGAGAAACGGGCTTCGGCGCTCAAAACGATGCTCGAACGGCGGGACGTCACGATGCGCCGATGCCAAACCGACGGACTGGGGGAGTATCTCCTCCAGGTGCAGACGCCGGATAATACTACCGAACCGCAAAACCGCCGTGTCGTGATGACGATCCGGTAG
- a CDS encoding FecR family protein codes for MKRILLLCLISITLWSAESVAVLDNLKNEVGIRRGGDVITPSDSGEELYRGDIIFTGSDGALSILFNDGSTVALGNKSVLKIDDYLFEPSRKKYRFDLFLKEGSAIVETGKIGKVSPKSVTFRVPEGTIGVRGTRFFVKVH; via the coding sequence ATGAAACGAATCCTTCTTTTATGTCTGATAAGCATCACGCTCTGGTCTGCGGAGAGTGTCGCCGTGCTTGACAACCTGAAAAACGAGGTCGGCATCCGCCGGGGCGGCGATGTCATTACCCCTTCAGACAGCGGTGAGGAGCTTTACCGGGGCGACATCATCTTTACCGGGAGCGACGGTGCCCTCAGCATTCTCTTCAACGACGGCAGCACGGTCGCCCTGGGCAACAAGAGCGTGCTGAAGATCGACGATTACCTCTTCGAGCCGAGCCGGAAAAAGTACCGGTTCGACCTCTTCTTGAAAGAGGGAAGCGCCATCGTCGAAACCGGTAAAATCGGGAAAGTTTCCCCAAAATCCGTCACTTTCAGAGTTCCCGAGGGGACGATAGGGGTACGCGGTACCCGCTTTTTCGTAAAGGTGCATTGA